The proteins below are encoded in one region of Micromonospora pisi:
- a CDS encoding TetR family transcriptional regulator, with product MSTSTATSGPLRRVPVQGRSVARVQRMLDACAELVDEVGYEGLTTTLLAERAEVAIGSVYQFFPDKRAIVQALTLRNMEAYLERLADRFSQGDLAHWWDGVDAGIDEYIAMHRLVPGFRTLHFGDVVDVHLLDDQRDNNGVIAEQLARVLVEQFGIADGPPLRFALEIAVEAADALIKLAFRRDQDGDERVLIEAKALIREYLHRQVGTVAGGAQPPVVGVVAAASATATAVGDPAPSAAG from the coding sequence GTGTCCACATCAACCGCCACGAGTGGTCCACTACGCCGCGTCCCGGTGCAGGGCCGTAGTGTTGCCAGGGTCCAGCGCATGCTTGACGCCTGTGCCGAACTGGTCGACGAGGTCGGCTACGAGGGTCTGACGACGACCCTGCTCGCCGAGCGGGCCGAGGTGGCGATCGGTTCGGTCTACCAGTTCTTCCCGGACAAGCGGGCGATCGTCCAGGCGCTCACGCTGCGCAACATGGAGGCGTATCTCGAACGCCTCGCCGACCGGTTCTCCCAGGGCGACCTCGCCCACTGGTGGGACGGGGTCGACGCCGGGATCGACGAGTACATCGCCATGCACCGGCTGGTGCCCGGCTTCCGTACGCTGCACTTCGGCGACGTGGTCGACGTGCACCTCCTCGACGACCAGCGGGACAACAACGGGGTGATCGCCGAACAGCTCGCCCGGGTGCTGGTCGAACAGTTCGGGATCGCCGACGGCCCACCGCTGCGCTTCGCGCTGGAGATCGCGGTCGAGGCCGCCGACGCTCTGATCAAGCTCGCCTTCCGGCGGGACCAGGACGGCGACGAGCGGGTGCTGATCGAGGCGAAGGCGCTGATCCGCGAATACCTGCACCGACAGGTCGGCACCGTCGCCGGTGGCGCTCAGCCGCCGGTCGTCGGGGTCGTCGCGGCCGCTTCGGCCACCGCCACGGCGGTGGGGGACCCGGCGCCCAGCGCGGCAGGCTGA
- a CDS encoding amino acid deaminase/aldolase, whose protein sequence is MHTDVPTDRDALRDRLDRATAHLDPPFAAIDLTAFDANADALSARAAGKPVRVASKSVRCRDLLTRALARPGWQGVMAYTVREASWLVRAGVSNDVLVAYPSADRAGLAELAADAELAAAVTLMVDSPDQLDLIDTVAAPDRRAPIRVCLDLDASWRPARGRLHIGVRRSPVHSAADAGALAARVVARRGFRLVGLMSYEAQIAGLGDAPPGQALRGVAIRALQRRSYPELTARRGAAVAAVREHAELDFVNGGGTGSVAATSADPAVTEVTAGSGLYGPTLFDTYRAWRPVPAAFFALAVVRRPAPGLATVLGGGWIASGPAEPSRLPQPWLPPGLKLIGSEGAGEVQTPLAGTAAEALTVGDRVWFRHAKAGELSEHVNELHLIEGDRVVATVPSYRGEGQAFL, encoded by the coding sequence GACGCGAACGCCGACGCGCTCTCCGCGCGGGCGGCGGGCAAGCCGGTCCGGGTGGCGAGCAAATCGGTCCGCTGCCGCGACCTGCTCACCCGGGCGCTGGCCCGACCGGGCTGGCAGGGAGTGATGGCGTACACCGTGCGCGAGGCGAGCTGGCTGGTCCGCGCGGGTGTCAGCAACGACGTGCTGGTGGCGTACCCGAGCGCGGACCGGGCCGGGCTGGCCGAACTCGCCGCCGACGCCGAACTGGCGGCGGCGGTGACCCTGATGGTGGACAGTCCGGACCAGCTCGACCTGATCGACACGGTCGCCGCACCGGACCGGCGCGCACCGATCCGGGTCTGCCTGGACCTCGACGCCTCGTGGCGGCCGGCCCGGGGGCGGCTGCACATCGGGGTACGCCGCTCGCCGGTGCACTCGGCCGCCGACGCCGGCGCGCTCGCCGCCCGGGTCGTCGCCCGGCGCGGGTTCCGGCTGGTCGGGCTCATGTCGTACGAGGCGCAGATAGCCGGGCTCGGTGACGCGCCACCGGGGCAGGCGCTGCGGGGCGTGGCGATCCGGGCACTCCAGCGCCGGTCGTACCCGGAGTTGACGGCACGTCGTGGTGCGGCGGTGGCCGCCGTACGCGAACACGCCGAGCTTGACTTCGTCAACGGTGGCGGCACCGGCAGTGTGGCCGCGACCAGCGCGGACCCGGCCGTGACCGAGGTCACCGCCGGTTCTGGCCTGTACGGGCCCACCCTCTTCGACACCTACCGCGCGTGGCGCCCGGTCCCGGCCGCCTTCTTCGCCCTCGCCGTGGTTCGGCGCCCGGCACCCGGTCTGGCGACCGTGCTCGGCGGCGGTTGGATCGCCTCCGGGCCGGCCGAACCGAGCCGGCTGCCGCAGCCCTGGCTGCCACCGGGGCTGAAGCTGATCGGCTCGGAGGGGGCCGGCGAGGTGCAGACCCCGCTCGCCGGTACGGCGGCGGAGGCACTGACCGTCGGCGACCGGGTCTGGTTCCGGCACGCCAAGGCCGGCGAGCTGAGCGAACACGTCAACGAGCTGCACCTGATCGAGGGGGATCGGGTGGTGGCGACGGTGCCGAGCTACCGGGGCGAGGGTCAGGCGTTCCTCTGA
- a CDS encoding D-arabinono-1,4-lactone oxidase produces MASTPSPYGAVSPPGATPPSTTPAPGWTNWAGNQRATASTVLRPSTVEQLADAVRVAASAGRRIKAVGSGHSFTDIAGATDLRIELGDLGGPIRIDQEQRLATVPAGLELRALNALLASHGLAMPNLGDIDAQTVAGALSTGTHGTGAGYGCLSTFVEDLTLVTGAGEIRHCSATTDPELFAAARVGLGALGIITEVTLRCVDAFVLRADERPAPLATVLADLPDLIDRNDHFEFYWFPYTDRVQVKTNNRVPLDDRPLPRFRGWLDDEFLANTVFAGACRLGRAVPGLVRPISAISARALTARTYTGRSDQVFCTPRRVRFTEMEYGLPRAALPEALTALRRVVDGLPFKVQFPVEVRFTAPDDIWLSHGYQRESAYLAIHQYVGAPYEPYFQAFEREAIGLGGRPHWGKLHYRDAASLRAVYPRFDDFVAVRDRLDPGRVFANAYTERVLGG; encoded by the coding sequence ATGGCCAGCACCCCATCGCCGTACGGCGCGGTGTCGCCGCCCGGCGCGACGCCCCCGTCCACCACGCCCGCCCCGGGCTGGACGAACTGGGCCGGCAACCAGCGCGCCACCGCCAGCACCGTGCTGCGACCGTCGACCGTGGAACAACTGGCCGACGCGGTACGGGTCGCGGCCTCGGCCGGACGTCGGATCAAGGCGGTCGGCAGCGGTCACTCCTTCACCGACATCGCCGGTGCCACCGACCTCCGGATCGAGCTGGGTGACCTGGGCGGCCCGATCCGGATCGACCAGGAGCAGCGGCTGGCCACCGTACCGGCCGGGCTCGAACTGCGCGCCCTCAACGCGCTGCTGGCCAGCCACGGCCTGGCCATGCCGAACCTCGGCGACATCGACGCCCAGACGGTCGCCGGCGCCCTCTCCACCGGCACCCACGGCACCGGCGCCGGATACGGCTGCCTCTCCACCTTCGTCGAAGACCTGACCCTGGTCACCGGGGCCGGCGAGATACGGCACTGCTCCGCCACCACCGACCCCGAACTGTTCGCCGCCGCCCGGGTCGGGCTGGGCGCGCTCGGGATCATCACCGAGGTCACCCTCCGTTGCGTGGACGCCTTCGTGCTCCGGGCCGACGAACGGCCGGCACCGCTGGCCACGGTCCTCGCCGACCTGCCCGACCTGATCGACCGGAACGACCACTTCGAGTTCTACTGGTTCCCGTACACCGACCGGGTGCAGGTCAAGACGAACAACCGGGTGCCACTCGACGACCGGCCACTGCCCCGGTTCCGGGGATGGTTGGACGACGAGTTCCTGGCCAACACGGTCTTCGCCGGTGCCTGCCGACTCGGCCGGGCGGTGCCGGGCCTGGTCCGGCCGATCAGCGCGATCTCCGCCCGCGCACTCACCGCCCGCACCTACACCGGTCGCTCGGACCAGGTCTTCTGCACCCCGCGCCGGGTCCGGTTCACCGAGATGGAGTACGGGCTGCCCCGCGCCGCCCTGCCCGAGGCGCTGACCGCGCTGCGCCGGGTGGTCGACGGGCTGCCGTTCAAGGTGCAGTTCCCGGTCGAGGTCCGGTTCACTGCACCGGACGACATCTGGCTCTCCCACGGCTACCAGCGGGAGTCGGCGTACCTGGCGATCCACCAGTACGTCGGCGCGCCGTACGAGCCGTACTTCCAGGCGTTCGAGCGGGAGGCGATCGGCCTGGGTGGCCGCCCGCACTGGGGCAAGCTGCACTACCGGGACGCGGCGTCGCTGCGTGCGGTCTACCCGAGGTTCGACGACTTCGTGGCCGTACGGGACCGCCTCGATCCGGGGCGGGTCTTCGCCAACGCCTACACCGAACGGGTCCTCGGCGGCTGA